The genome window tatttattattgttgttgatgttgttgttgttgttgttgttgttgttgctgctgtgtaaACAAGTGACATCTGGGCAAGCATTGCATCCATCAGAAGCATTCATCTAACTGGCAATCCATCCACTTATGAGTGGCTGCCtctgtttatgtttttcagtttgtattttttttgtactcgTAGTTGTGACAATTGGCGAGggtgtatctgtatttgtatctgtaaatgtatctatgtatcatTGAGTGAAATGAAGCTATGTTGCATCTACATAGCTTGAGCGCCAATCTGTGGCATTCCGCGCAAGCAGATTAGACTGAAGCTGAAGCCAACAATGCGCCGcatcacaaatatttaattaaatgcttaatTACGCTTGCCATGCCATAAATTcatcaaatgcaatttaagcTTACACacacgacgacaacaacaacaacagcaacaacaaaaacagcaacaaccttAACGAAGAGCAACAGCCCCACCTCCTGGCAGACCACCCAGCGCCCCTTTCCCTCCTCCATCCTCAAGCCAGCTGCAAGCGTTAATgtgcagatgcagatacattcACATCAACAGATacggatacagatacagatacaaatactttGTATCGCTGCGCGTCTcgttttcattcattcattaaaaGTTCAGTTAAAGCTGAGCACTTTGGTCGCCGGGTTAAACGTTATGTGCCATAACTCTTCCAACTTCTTCATCTCCCTCCCTCAAAACTTCTCCTCCATCTTCTCCCAGCTTAACTGTCGTGAATCGCAGCATTATTGCAATTGGAGACTTTCGTCTGGCCTAATCTGTTCATATTAACTGAGTGCGTATTCGTGCAGCGTGAATCGCATtccatgtatatattttaatagaaaaagtAACCACAATTCCATCattacaattatatttcatttcgtttaaactttaaagtaaaGCATTTCCAAGCTgcagttgaaaaatgttaatgacTTCGTTTAATAGGACCAAATTGTTAATatgatatcaaaattaaagtcgaatttaaaatcaattcttaatGACAagttaatgtttaattttaatttgcaattaaactATGTGTTTCTGtaagagatttatatatttatttatgcacgactaaaagcagtcggcaaagaaaaaattacgaattataaaactcaagttaagaatttaatataaaatgtatatcaaatataaattatgaactgtaaagaaaaaattaaaattagatctggggtatgcaaaaattagaaatgatCCTACATTTGTTGCAAGAGTTGGGGAAACCCCAAAAAAACcccaataaaatcaattaaaactaGTTTTGGTATTAGtaatagtattaatattaGACTTGTACAATGTagtataacaaattattagtattagtaaggtcagggcTTAAACGAAAGGTATCGGAAAAGTGAGGATTTCAGGAAAAggagagagagttctgaggagaaaacataaacattaacAAATGCAGACTTatccaataaaaattatttctacaTCTGGAAAATCAGATGTTTAAAACATGTAACATGCCTGTTCAGAAACTTTCCAAACTTGTAAAATctataactaaaaataaaagaaaaattcaaaaaaaattcaaaaaaatgtacatttgaCGAAGATTGTACATgcaacaaatgtaaatttttttataatggaAAGATAGGTTGCAAACAAAATTCACACAAGCTCTTGGGTGAAAAGATGGTTCAATATACTCTATTGCCATTTGTTGAACCGCTCTGGAAAGCGAACAATAAGTGCCCATAACCCAAGTAGTCAAcagttttctgttttataaACTAACTTTATGGGCAATCAGTGGCCAGGTCATTGTGtcttcatttccatttccataaCCGCAGAAAGACAGACATATAGACGAAGCGATGGACAGATGGACGGACAGAGTTATAGATACGCATGCACAGTACacagaaattgacaaattgcAGTGAAAATTTAGCtttgaaatgaaaacgaaatgcgagcaattatttttaattgaaaatgtcagAGATGTTGCCGCTGAAAGAGTCGGCCAAATCGTCAAGTTGCCAGCCAAAAGTCGCCGACCGACCGACCAACCGACCGACGGATCGACCGAGCGAGTGAACGTGCGTTTGCCCAGCGCACAtgtatctcacagatacagatacattaaCAGATATACGCGTACGTTTTGGGGAAAACCGTGGAAAACTTATGCAGAGCGTTCACTTGATGAGGCACTCGACGAGGGACGCACCTTGAGCGGAAATGCGATAACCCTGAGCAACGGGAAATCGAACTAAAATATAGAAACAGCTTCGGAATGAGAGTGGAGTCTGGTGGAGGGTGTGGAGGGGTTGGAGGGGTTGGAGGGGTTGGAGGTTGTGGAGAGAGGGGAAAAGCGGGGTGACAACATCATgattgatttgaaaattttgaagagGTCGTGCCACGAGGATGATGTTGTACAAGTTGTGTTGCAACAAAGCTCTTACCAGATAACATGGGCGCCATCGCAATTCCGTTGCTctcatgttgctgttgatgttgttgctgttgctgctgttgttgttgcaacttggTGGCAAGCTCCTGTTCCTGCTTCAAGGCGCTGGACTTGCCAGGCACGCAGCCGCCAATGGGTTTCTTAGATTTccacaatttcattttgttggttttcaaatttcaattaattcttGTTTATTCGAGTGTCAATTGCGAGTGTTTTGCTAAATCTTTGGATTGTACTTGTACTGATTTtttgtggatgttgttgttgtagttgttgatgTGGTCCAGATAGGGAAAGTGTTGCCCCCTAGGGTTGCCACATCGTTGGCCAATAGCATGCTACTTATTGGCACGGCTTTTGCGGATGCGGTTGTGGATGCGgttgcggatgcggatgcctAGATTCATTCTCAAATCTCAATTAAGTTGCAAATGAATTGGCCACAAGGCGACTCGCGAGTAAccaaacaaattgtaaataaataagtaaataaataaatgcacaaGTCAGTGGCGACGACACacacaataataaaaagaaaaataaaagaaaatgtggagcacacacacacacacacacggagacgcacacgcacacgaaacacacacaagcacgAGCGCGCGAGAATTGAAATGATGACGCCTCGCGAGGGCGAAACAACGAACGTTACTTTTGTCTGTGGCAGCGACTGTGGCACGTCCGGCTCACACGACGAGAAATTGCACAATAATTCAGAACTCAAGTCCAACAGACgccggcagcagcggcagcggcaacagcaacgacaacgacaacgacaacggctgcagcgacagcgacagcgacgcgtAGCCCGGCAGTTGTCGGTCGCGATCTTACAGTTAGCTAAGTTGACGCTGCTTCTCAGTCGCAGCAGCGCCTCAGTCCTCAGTCGCatcgctttgctttgctttggcaTAACAGCACGCGTGCTCTCGctgttgctctctctctctctctctctctcgctcgctcgctgCTCCATTCACGCTCTGTCTGCCcggctctccctctctttgtTTGTGTGCATTTTTGTTCGCCCGGCCATGAATTTGAGTTCCATGCACTCCCCAAATCTCTCCCAAATTTAGCTCTCGCTCTTTCCTTCTCTCCATATGCCATGTGCCGAGTGCGTTGTGTGTTTTACCCTGGGCCCCGAGCACAATCAAATAAGAATGCTACTACTGTGCAGCGGCCGTGCTTCAGAGATACCCTATAGCGAtacaaattaatgcaaatatacaaaattaaaagttaaggTTAAAGTAATAGGTTTTTTTGACTTAcagatttatataaaatcaaatacaatgGCCATTTGTTTAAAAGCAATATACCATTTCTGTACTTTCAATATAAAGGGTATAACAGGCATATGTTGAGCCGCTGAAGAGCTACAAAATTGAGGCATCGACATCGCATGCGAGTATCTAATTGGGAATCACTCAAATCAGTGCGATTCGCTGATGTTTTAAATGCATGACAATAGAGCATCGAGCCTATTGGTAACTACCTCATCATCTGGACAAAATGGTTCAAACTGGCTCAAGGGTTTGGCGCCTGGGACCGCACAAAAATGCTTCAAGTAACTATAATGTTGCGGACCGCACACAAGTCCGAGGCCGAGGCTGTCATGACACTGATGTCGCAAATTTCGCTAATTAGTCACGAAAACTCGACGACTCGAAATGGtcaaaatgaccaaaattgGCCTAGTGGCAAAAACACTATGAGAACtaaacagcagctgcagaaCATCTGCTATTGAGGTCGACCTTTGACAACACACACAAGATTCAaccataataaaaatcaactttattgtaatgaaatattgaagaaaaaaatattgaagactaaattgaaattcttaaatttatgagccaattttttattaaaggtGACTAAAATGATTTAAACGAGTGTTCGTCTCCAATACACCTCGCACCCATATGCTACCTTAAGATTTGATGAACATGTAAGTcctttctttgttttcttatgCTAGTTTAAAGTAAATTCCCCTCTATAAACTTCGTGTAGTTCCGAGGTCGAGGTACGGTTTCTAATGgtatttcgttttatttttacatgaCTTTCGTCTTAGACATTTCTTCAGCCATTGCTGCCCCCTATTTGAGTCGTATTAGCATGTATTGCGAGGGGTGTGGCAACTACTGGAATCGGCTCTCACATATCCAGTCGATTTAATGCCTTTAATGACCTCCACTAATGATCGAAGTCGATTGACTCAACGGAATCAAATGTATttaccaaattttttatttttaggagGCAGCTTGAAATCTATAGCAAATGGAGTGTGTTTAAGTGTTATTAAGTTGTTGTACACCTTAAAGGTTAGCCAACCCGACCGGATTCAGTTGTGCATGAAGtctaatttgaaaaatatacttaGGTCTGGGGAAAATCCCAATTAATCAggaattcataaattttacattgcatactttttgtcaaattttaaaattgattacttAATTATcttggattttaattttttaaatgttgtgtTTACTAAAGtctgcttttaatttaatttaatttttgtttttaatttacttaattggACTTCTTTATCTGGCTAAGGAATAATATGTCTGTAATAACAACGTAGTTCTAAATTCTTTAAAGTGCATTTCGTGCTGCATAAGCTTAGGCTGTTATTTCAGGAAAACCTTCAAATGTTCAAATAGAgaggtgttctacaaatctataacagcgccaaagcaacccaaaagcaattgttggggTTCATGAAAACAAGCaagcattgctttcaaatgctttcaaaattaaatatttattgagttaaattaaattaatttttaaattgaataaaaatgcataaaatacattttttatatttttgtaaattatgtaaaatatttctcaacataaaaattttgttaaaacagAAAGAAAGCCGATTCTTTTGACttcaaaaatatgttcgaaaaaacgaaatctctgacatttgaGAAACACCGACGtttcgaacggttgttttcCAAAGCAATTCTCATCAaaaactctagagatttctggagcACACCtgatcaaaaaatgttaatatttaaagcaatttaattaagttttatttgttttttaattaacttaaaataatacgCTGTGCACTTTtctctttattgtttttttttatacatttcatacatttcaaacaatttgattttcatgcATTTGCAATGGCTTACGCACCACTGTGCAACCTTGAAGTTGCCATGCACAAACTTCACTCGCTGTCTCACTCTTACGCTTACTATCTGGCGTACGATCACAGTCACAAAATAGACAAACCGTTATGAGGAAAACGAGAATGAAAGATGAATGCAATTTTTTCAGAAAACTTTTACGCGTGTGCTTAATGTGAATGTTCTAATGCGACGAGATCCATAGAATCTCGATGGATCTCTATGTGATATTGATGGAATTCCGAATTCTGCTAGTTTCTTTGTTGATAAGTTTGCTGCAAAAGGTAAGTGCCAAATTCCACATTGAAAATGAATGTGTTTTTTTCTGATCTTTGCTTGATGACACAGTGTGATGCACAAGGTGCTGTAGCTGCACCTATGCCTGGCGGTGGCAAGGGACAAGGCGGTGGAGCTGAAGGTGGAGGTGCGTCCCTTGTGCCCAGTGTATGCCGCAAGGATGCTAACGGTACAAGTTTAAGTGTTGAAATCCGTTTGCCCTTCATGGACATGGAGTTGAATCATGAGAGTCGTGTGCACGTGCTGCAGGATCAACAGTTGTTATTGGTGTTGCACGGTCACGAGCTGTTCCAGTGGCACATTGGCAGCCAGGACAAGCGGCTCGTGCGTCTGGGGCAACTGGAGGGACGCGTGCGTCAACAGTTATCCGTGGCAGCCGCAGTTGTGCTGTGGCACGAGGATCTCTTACTCGCGGTGGCACTCAAGGATACACTGGAGTTCTATCAGCTGCCTCAGGAGCAACTCTTGAATAGCTCGCAGTGGCACTTGCATCCCATACAAGAGTTCAGTCTGCCAGGCCCGTTGCAACAGCTGCATTTACTCAAGACGAAACTGGACCAGGTGGTGCTCCTCCTCGCACTCAACTCCACGCAGACTCAGAGCAAGGTCATGTAAGTATACCCTTGACACAGCgccccaaaaatatatattcctgTTCACGAAGATGCGCTGAGTTGATATACTCAAGTCAATCTGTTCCTTTGTGAATTAGTCTCTCAGTTTTAAAGCTATCTTAATGATACTTGGTACAGGCTCGTTTTTTGCTAGGTAAAACGGAACCAGTCGGATCGgttcataggaacaatcgctCGCAGATCAATCTTCAGTATGAAAAGCATTGTaatttttcgatatatttcaatcaatctcacagaatatgcatcaTAAAATCGattaactatattatatagctataTAATCAACCTATAGTATAATAAACTGTTTGATTCTCGATATAATCAACCAATCTTTGGTTTAATCCACATCTAGCACCTTCGAGTGGCTGGAGACGTACTTTAATCCCGTGGGAGAACTCAACTTGCCCCCAATGGAGGCCTTCCAAGTGGTTGGACGTCAACCACACTACGTTATCACTGGACGCTCGCTGCGCAGTCAAACCGCAGTAAGTGGCAACCAAGGTGTCAATCAATTCCCTGCGCACACCTTGATTTTGTCATCCTTTTTAGCTTGTGCTCAGCGTTTATGAGTTGGAGACACCttcgctgcgactgcgacgccgaCAGAGTTTAACGGTTCATGCGCGGCACGTGTTGGCGGCACGTTTTCGCGGTCGCAACCACCTGATTGCATGTGGCAAGAACGCCACTGCGGCATGCCTCCTCTTTCGCATGGTCGATGGCAACTTCGTGGTCTACAGGAAACACATGTTAAGGCAACTGCATTTTGGCCAACTGAAGGCAACTGAACTTGGTCAACTGCTGATTGGAGCTCGCGTCAATGGCGATGTGTTGGTCTTCAATAGTCACCGCTTGGACTGCTATAGTGGATTCGGTGGCGAACCCAATCCCAGTGGCGTCTTCACCCATCGCAATCCACAGAATGAAACGTTTCTATTGCTCGCCTATCAGCGACAAGTCGGCACAACATTGCTCCGCATGGTGCAACTTGTTGCTGCCAACGATGCAACCAACTTTGATGGCAACGATGGTAATGTCGACGTCCACTTGGTTGGCAAACAATTCTTTAATGTTAAGTCACTTTTTGTCGCTTTGTGCCACTGGCAGATTAAGGCATCTTCGACTCTATAAAGTATATCTATACTTGATCCGCATCAACAACTAAATCGATATAGTTCGTCTATCCGTCTGATTTCAtaaactataagagctagagctacttAATTCGCTGACAATTCTTTTCTAgtctataatatataatttagaaaatttaaaaataaacttgggATTTATATAGGAAGCTATTAACCAAAGACTCTGACCAAATGAAAAAGGGTATTATACAGTTTTTCTAgtgttttaaaagtttttattgattttctaattttcttATAGTTGTTTATGTTTCTTAAAACAAGTTATAAAACGAATATATATCCactgacttttttttatttatatttaaaaagtacaaaaataatttgtgaaTGTTTTTTTGTCAATGCATTAACTTGACAAACTGtattaatgtatatattacatattagGGTATTTAATAACCTCGGCACAGGTGTCTTATAGTCGTGCACTCTTAAGCAAAGCTGTTGTATATCGATCAAACCACGATCTTACTTGTTTCCTCCTATGTAGATCTGAGCAGCGTGCAGCAGCATCGTCATGAATTCGAGGAGACAATCAATGAGCTGCGCAGCTTGTTGTTGCGTCAAAAGCAGCAAGTGGATGCACTGCGTCGTCTCACGCAATCCTCGCAAGAATTTACACAGCCCAAGCAGCTGCACCTGCGACAAGGTGGATATGTTGAGCAGGTGCATCTGCAGAGGAAACACCTGCAAAGCCCCACGCAGCTGAAGCAACGCATGGAGCAACTGCATCAACAATATGCCGTAAACAGGCGGCAAGTGCGCTCATTTGGCGTTGGCAATGACTCGACTTCAGCTGGACAGGAGTTGCTCAAAGTGAGACGCTTGCATGTGCAGAATCTCATCTACAATGGCGAACTTATGCCAGGTAAGTAATTGTATCTATCGATTCCTTAAGAGAATTACGACAAATAGTACAAAaatcagaaaaacaaaaattaaaagcatgtTGTATGAAGATAAAAGTTAGGTTTAATGTTattggaaatttaaattaggcAAAAAAATGGAATGAGCTAAtatcaaacatattttatcaaaattcgaACTACTTATTTTTCATAAGACATTTTGTCTTATAAAGTATATTGacttttgcatagtttttattcaattattctATTCTGACCAATTTccttagttaaatatttttacactcagaaaaatatgccatcctaaaAATAAGGTATgaccgtacttgaatttataccgtttcgttcttaaaatattcAGATTACTGTGTACCAAatatcttgaattaagtatgaatcgattttaaattaagaattctGACTGCCCATTTCTACGTCAGCTGTCCGAAATAGTAGttcgattttaaccaaacttagtaatatataagaccatggcAAATGTATAATACGTGACTCGCGTTACgatacctccagaaacaactgatttatttgtactaaaccagtttaaggtttttttgttcttaaaacagtttttttcaagattgaaagGAAGATAAAAATAAGACCTTTTCGTATTAAATACAAGTAAATTTTGGGATATTCCTTTTTCATTGTTGCACCTTAGAATTAtcaactggttctagcgacGCAAAGATGACGTTAAGCTTCGAAAGATCGCTTACCATCAAAATACACTATttttaaatggtatttaattttggtattttgcttaattttagtattcatattagtgtatgttttaagattaaaattaattaagtataataatgttttaaactacaaacaagtacattttggatttagttcaaaatttttgtgtacttaaagtacTACGTTTTCAATTTGTACAGACTTGAATTAGAGTCGAAACGTACTTAAGGTATCCAACATAAAATCTCACTTTAAGAagttgaaataagatttttgttcttaacTTTGGAAATTCCGAACTTAGACTGCTTTTGAaatcgtttgtacttgaatatcgcctgtttaagtacggaaatcttgatttattttctgagtgtatgtatgttatttttttcattctgaTTTACGtttctttaaatgtttattttagttttttgtcttTGTGTTTGCAATTCGTATTAGAATATTTGGAATTCGAGTTCATCAACAGATTCTATTAtcatctttctctctcttcaaCCAGGCTATTATTTGGATACAACGAACTCACCCATACTGACCATCAAGGGACAACTCTCGACGAAAACACTGCACACCCAACAGTTACTTGCACCACAGGGTTACGAGCGTCCCAGTCGCTCAGTGGAGCCTTTGGAGCAGAGTGAACACCTTGTGGTGCAACATCTGACTGTGGCACGCATCAATAATGTCTCCTGGTTCGATTTCTATGACTCACTTTTCCTTCACTCACGCGACAATCTCATAGAGGGTCGTCTAATTGTTCAATCCCGTGCGAGGATTGTGAATTTGGAGACTCCTTTGCTTAACGGTCTTGTAGTGCAGCAACTGTTCAATCTGCGGCAACCACAGATTGTGTCGTCCAACATATTCATGTCGGCATTCTTCGTATCCAAATTGGATGCCCGACTTATAAACGGTCTTGACTTTGCCAACGATATCGTATTTCGTAATGACAAAGAGACTTTAATCAAATGTGAgttcaagtttaattttacaaagaGTCGAAAAGAAGAAACTACACAATACTTTTCCTGATTGCGGGTAACTTTCCTAGTTTTTATATCCTGAGCCCTTTGAGAATAAgcaaaaaaagggtataatgcttttggcagaatgtatgtaacaggcagaagggggcgtggcagaccccccaaagtatatattcttgatcaggatcaacagcacAGTCGATTGAGGCACTTggctctgtctgtctgtccgtccgtctgtctgtttgaacgcatcgatttcagagaccataagagctagaggctTCAATCTTAGTATGTAAgctcctggataccatacgcttatcaagtttgcttttatttttggatcggaccactataacatatagctgccataggaatgatAGTTCGAAAATGAACGTAAATGGGCTGGTAttttacatcctgaccaaatttggttcattccagtctatatatatatatatcatatagctgccatagagacgctcagtcgaaaatgtagtcttagtatggaaaagttctttgttttttaatatatattaactaaactgcgagcgaagcgagcagggggcgcaGCCCCCTTGTTTAATCTGCATActatctttaaatttgttgataaaTGTAGTACAGATGAGTTGGAGAAAAGTTGAAGATTTGTAACTCTGCTaagtctatatatattttgcatgCACTCGTAGCACCCGTTCATATATATCAGATGAGCGTGTCGGGAGATTTGCTTGTGGCAAATAATACCAAGTGGAAGCGCCAGATGATGGCGGAGGATAACGCCGGAACAGGACATAGACTGCAGCAATATTACACCGGTAGAGTCATACTCAATGGCTCCTTAACAGTGAACAATGTGAAGCGGGACACAAATGCAACAGTCCTGCAACTGGGAGACCAATCTCTGAGAAGGGAGACTCTACACTCGGACTATTTGTTGCTCCAAGGGGAACAGGTAAGGGAGAAGCGTGAGAgttaaccaaaaataaaatgctttctTTTCTTAGAATTTGACTGCACTGATATTTGGCAATGCAAAGTTAACGACTCCAGTGTTGAACAGCGCTCAAATCCATGGACATCCGATAGCTGAGCATCTACTTAATGTGCCAGGAGATCAGATTAATCAGAAGATTGAGAATAAGAAACCACTTCACATAATATTCATGGATGCCAAGATTGAGGGAGATGTATACTCAACAAATTACAGCTCTCGCCTCGCCGAACTCTCCAAGGATGCAGTGCGTCAGGGGGAGACGGCAACAATAACGGGCTACAAGCAATTTGAGGCGCCCCTTACTGTAGAGAATATCTCCAGTCGAGCTCTAAATGGCATAGATGTCAGTGATCTTGTGCTGAAGTCACAATCCTCACAGCACTTTACAAATCCCAAGATTTTTGGACGCATTGTGGTCAAGCACAATGTGGAAATTGTGGATAATTTGGTCGTTCAAGGATTGAATAGTTTGGCAatggagcagctgctgcaaccgGGATACAGCTTGCAACGTCTGGAGTTGCCGGAGACACCGAAGTTGCAACAACTGAATTTTCAGAGATTTAATGGTCAGCCCTTTGATGAGTTGCTGGGCAAGCTCAGTGTGGGCGAATCTCAATCTCAGTTGCTGCTCCACAAACAGCTCATCATCGAGGGAAACGTAAAGTTCGAGCGGGAGTTGCAGCTGGAAACAATCAACGATATTCAATGGGATGATTATACAATGCGTCTGGttaatgccaatgccaacaCCATGATCAGGGGCAAGAAGAGCTTCCAGGAGCAGGTGGTGCTGACAGATGCCCTGCAGACGCCAAGCATTAATGGCCTGGACCTCAGCGCGTTGCTGGACAACACGTTGTTGCGTTCCACGCCACAGTCCATTGGTGGCAGCTACACCTTCGACCGGATGACG of Drosophila innubila isolate TH190305 chromosome X, UK_Dinn_1.0, whole genome shotgun sequence contains these proteins:
- the LOC117793965 gene encoding uncharacterized protein LOC117793965, which codes for MDLYVILMEFRILLVSLLISLLQKCDAQGAVAAPMPGGGKGQGGGAEGGGASLVPSVCRKDANGTSLSVEIRLPFMDMELNHESRVHVLQDQQLLLVLHGHELFQWHIGSQDKRLVRLGQLEGRVRQQLSVAAAVVLWHEDLLLAVALKDTLEFYQLPQEQLLNSSQWHLHPIQEFSLPGPLQQLHLLKTKLDQVVLLLALNSTQTQSKVITFEWLETYFNPVGELNLPPMEAFQVVGRQPHYVITGRSLRSQTALVLSVYELETPSLRLRRRQSLTVHARHVLAARFRGRNHLIACGKNATAACLLFRMVDGNFVVYRKHMLRQLHFGQLKATELGQLLIGARVNGDVLVFNSHRLDCYSGFGGEPNPSGVFTHRNPQNETFLLLAYQRQVGTTLLRMVQLVAANDATNFDGNDDLSSVQQHRHEFEETINELRSLLLRQKQQVDALRRLTQSSQEFTQPKQLHLRQGGYVEQVHLQRKHLQSPTQLKQRMEQLHQQYAVNRRQVRSFGVGNDSTSAGQELLKVRRLHVQNLIYNGELMPGYYLDTTNSPILTIKGQLSTKTLHTQQLLAPQGYERPSRSVEPLEQSEHLVVQHLTVARINNVSWFDFYDSLFLHSRDNLIEGRLIVQSRARIVNLETPLLNGLVVQQLFNLRQPQIVSSNIFMSAFFVSKLDARLINGLDFANDIVFRNDKETLIKSPVHIYQMSVSGDLLVANNTKWKRQMMAEDNAGTGHRLQQYYTGRVILNGSLTVNNVKRDTNATVLQLGDQSLRRETLHSDYLLLQGEQNLTALIFGNAKLTTPVLNSAQIHGHPIAEHLLNVPGDQINQKIENKKPLHIIFMDAKIEGDVYSTNYSSRLAELSKDAVRQGETATITGYKQFEAPLTVENISSRALNGIDVSDLVLKSQSSQHFTNPKIFGRIVVKHNVEIVDNLVVQGLNSLAMEQLLQPGYSLQRLELPETPKLQQLNFQRFNGQPFDELLGKLSVGESQSQLLLHKQLIIEGNVKFERELQLETINDIQWDDYTMRLVNANANTMIRGKKSFQEQVVLTDALQTPSINGLDLSALLDNTLLRSTPQSIGGSYTFDRMTVGNLDVPGINGVPANSFLHTRQGEWRLEGDLYVNQLTINGSLNCNLINDPLPHLDAQLATLQQRAWPKIYVLGDALWPEEKEGEYTRLDYLRQHAVRRGGVTQVITGHVVLQQPQLGSIETPPRFPGNLNLSHIAQDALLRRAPFTQLIESPQEMLQAVRARTISLHNDCHFEQLNHIDPIRLNASLYRISSRLPIGGPLRFMLPPNVAQLQVRGQLNGGHIDGIFEQSPDVEWPAIQMRQLQVQQQLQLNEINGMSLQYLLQHRVPLRGDTALEIFGTLTFEDLVLGERAMLRTINGIPLQNVVYKHSERLQSISGAKTFEKGIDLLGPVHMMHLNGKDLTDSYQQSIFTDRDYSIDSLVLDGAAFEGGLLRGETRFRSIGESRQAQSSPGQELRQQLQQLEKQLRISQEKHSKRLLYLDYEQHLFETSWNAVAPEDDQVSDLEAVIMPEQSSICQLKKKLRAQLFRSQQRVYLSNVSTADPQMRISSTRGTIRVKAHNNCNKSDKFRSRIHINCRGQVHNLGMRQHVEDLQLHEQLRYSLLMISTLDEVRVLRVNDSNCSLSDWQSIQPAAGRILRLIQVNPDTLILLSSALHEHLPAVAVHRLSVENQRFEQLQLIEGDYDLVELQDQQLILSCYRCHRIDIHIYSSLMQRFQPLQQLRLEARIQQLLPFVVGNERHLLVLTMGGSTNFYLLSYTHIGGWQQRTYGHMGEVLWSWPLLQSGSILTTTTPLLLLCGERHCSLVKALLD